In the Leifsonia sp. 466MF genome, one interval contains:
- the dapE gene encoding succinyl-diaminopimelate desuccinylase, producing MQISSVPLDLTASSIDLTRQLCDIESVSGGEGTLADAMEAALTGLPHLEVIRDGDAIVARTDLGRGRRALIAGHIDTVPLNNNLPTRFEEHDGIRYLWGRGTVDMKAGVAVQLKLAAELTDPSVDVTWMWYDHEEVNAELNGLGRLARNRPDLFVGDFGILGEPSNGVVEGGCNGNLRVEVRTYGLRAHSARGWVGDNAIHKAAPILDILAGYQAREVEVDGLVYKEGLNAVGISGGVAGNIIPDECMVHINYRFAPSRSSQEAIEHMHELFGDYEITVVDRADGARPGLDAPLAQEFVAAVGGVAKPKYGWTDVARFSAMGIPAVNYGPGDPLKAHADDERVDVEQIVAVEEGLRAWLTGAGAR from the coding sequence GTGCAGATCAGCAGTGTTCCCCTCGACCTGACCGCCTCGTCCATCGACCTCACACGCCAGCTGTGCGACATCGAGTCCGTCTCCGGCGGGGAGGGCACCCTCGCCGACGCGATGGAGGCCGCGCTGACCGGCCTGCCGCATCTGGAGGTCATCCGCGACGGCGACGCGATCGTCGCGCGCACCGACCTGGGCCGCGGCCGGCGGGCGCTGATCGCCGGGCACATCGACACCGTCCCGCTCAACAACAACCTGCCGACGCGGTTCGAGGAGCACGACGGCATCCGCTATCTGTGGGGCCGCGGAACCGTGGATATGAAGGCCGGCGTCGCCGTGCAGCTGAAGCTCGCCGCCGAGCTGACAGATCCCTCCGTCGACGTCACGTGGATGTGGTACGACCACGAGGAGGTCAACGCCGAGCTGAACGGCCTCGGCCGCCTCGCCCGCAACCGGCCCGACCTCTTCGTCGGCGACTTCGGCATCCTCGGCGAGCCGAGCAACGGCGTCGTGGAGGGCGGCTGCAACGGCAACCTCCGCGTCGAAGTGCGCACCTACGGCCTGCGTGCCCACTCGGCCCGCGGCTGGGTCGGCGACAACGCCATCCACAAGGCCGCGCCCATCCTGGACATCCTCGCGGGCTACCAGGCGCGTGAGGTCGAGGTCGACGGGCTCGTCTACAAGGAGGGCCTCAATGCGGTCGGCATCTCCGGGGGAGTGGCCGGCAACATCATCCCGGACGAGTGCATGGTCCACATCAACTACCGCTTCGCTCCGTCGCGCTCGTCGCAGGAGGCCATCGAGCACATGCACGAGCTGTTCGGCGACTACGAGATCACGGTCGTCGACCGTGCAGACGGCGCCCGCCCGGGACTGGATGCGCCCCTCGCGCAGGAGTTCGTCGCCGCAGTCGGCGGTGTGGCGAAGCCGAAGTACGGGTGGACGGACGTCGCCCGGTTCAGCGCCATGGGCATCCCCGCGGTCAACTACGGCCCCGGCGACCCGCTGAAGGCGCACGCCGACGACGAGCGCGTCGACGTCGAGCAGATCGTCGCGGTCGAGGAGGGGCTGCGTGCCTGGCTCACCGGCGCCGGCGCGCGCTGA
- the dapD gene encoding 2,3,4,5-tetrahydropyridine-2,6-dicarboxylate N-succinyltransferase has protein sequence MPSAVPENSAAPRSTDVRSTDVRSAWGYGLATVSADGTVLDTWFPEPQLGRLPAGRDRWIAPAELEELAGDDPRRAVRVDIVTVEIELDAPPASTPDAYLRLHLLSHLLVQPNGLNLDGVFAHLPTVAWTNAGPVNPADLDRLRPRLQRAGIQVSGIDKFPRLLDYVTPERVRIADASRVRLGAHLAPGTTVMHEGFVNFNSGTLGTSMVEGRISQGVVVGDGSDIGGGASIMGTLSGGGTHRVSIGERALLGANSGIGISIGDDSVVEAGLYVTAGTKVVLVGEAPTADGRPRTVKAAELSGQPGLLFRRNSLTGAVEVLRRNGTGVELNAALHA, from the coding sequence ATGCCCTCTGCCGTGCCTGAAAATTCCGCCGCGCCCCGCTCCACCGACGTCCGTTCCACCGACGTCCGTTCCGCCTGGGGCTACGGGCTCGCGACGGTGTCCGCCGATGGAACCGTGCTCGACACCTGGTTCCCCGAGCCCCAGCTCGGCAGGCTGCCGGCGGGCCGCGACCGCTGGATCGCCCCGGCCGAGCTCGAGGAGCTGGCCGGCGACGACCCGCGCCGCGCCGTGCGCGTCGACATCGTGACGGTCGAGATCGAACTGGATGCGCCTCCCGCCTCCACGCCCGACGCGTACCTGCGCCTGCACCTGCTGTCGCACCTGCTCGTGCAGCCCAACGGCCTCAACCTGGACGGCGTGTTCGCGCACCTGCCCACCGTCGCGTGGACGAACGCCGGACCGGTGAACCCGGCCGACCTCGACCGGTTGCGTCCGCGTCTGCAGCGCGCCGGCATCCAGGTCTCGGGCATCGACAAGTTCCCGCGGCTGCTCGACTACGTGACGCCGGAGCGCGTGCGCATCGCCGACGCATCCCGGGTGCGCCTCGGCGCGCACCTGGCCCCGGGCACGACCGTGATGCACGAGGGATTCGTCAACTTCAACTCCGGCACACTCGGCACCTCGATGGTCGAAGGCCGTATCTCGCAGGGCGTCGTCGTGGGCGACGGCTCGGACATCGGCGGCGGCGCATCCATCATGGGGACGCTGTCCGGCGGCGGAACGCACCGCGTCTCGATCGGCGAGCGGGCCCTGCTCGGCGCGAACTCTGGCATCGGCATCTCGATCGGCGACGACTCGGTCGTCGAGGCCGGTCTCTACGTGACCGCAGGAACCAAGGTCGTGCTGGTCGGCGAGGCGCCGACCGCGGACGGCCGCCCCCGCACGGTGAAGGCCGCCGAGCTGTCCGGTCAGCCCGGCCTCCTCTTCCGCCGCAACTCCCTCACGGGAGCCGTCGAGGTCCTCCGCCGCAACGGCACCGGCGTGGAGCTCAACGCGGCGCTGCACGCCTAG
- a CDS encoding dihydrolipoamide acetyltransferase family protein, which yields MAVREFALPDLGEGLTESELVAWKVAVGDTVQLNQIIAEVETAKALVELPAPYDGRVSRLFVEPGVTVAVGEPLVAFEVDAGEPEGDALAAPAAPASETAPAASPDGREPTLVGYGARPESGARPARRARPGLAVAGSAAAGAGSVATAQTAVTTVAATASAASPAPNTGATATALAERPRATPPVRKFARELGVDLASVAGSGDRGLITRGDVQQYAEQRGSGSATAAGAATVDAGAREKRIPIRGVRKATADAMVRSAFGAPQATVFLTIDVTPTMELISRLRALPELAEARPGLLAVVAKALLLAVRRTPEVNSRWDDAANEIVQAEYVHLGIAAATPRGLMVPVIRDADGMTLGGLSGAIRSLAETARAGRTAPADLSGGTITITNVGVFGVDAGTPILTPGEAAILAVGAVRRQPWEHDGGIALRQVLTLALTFDHRIVDGEQASRFLADIGRILADPASVLTLV from the coding sequence ATGGCCGTCCGCGAGTTCGCGCTGCCCGACCTCGGCGAGGGACTGACCGAGTCGGAATTGGTCGCCTGGAAGGTCGCCGTCGGCGACACCGTGCAGCTCAACCAGATCATCGCCGAGGTGGAGACGGCCAAGGCGCTCGTCGAGCTGCCGGCGCCGTACGACGGGCGCGTCTCCCGCCTGTTCGTGGAGCCGGGGGTCACGGTGGCCGTCGGCGAGCCGCTCGTGGCGTTCGAGGTGGATGCGGGCGAGCCGGAGGGGGACGCGCTGGCGGCTCCTGCTGCTCCCGCGTCGGAGACGGCTCCTGCGGCGTCGCCGGACGGGCGAGAGCCGACGCTGGTCGGATATGGCGCGCGGCCGGAGTCGGGTGCGCGCCCGGCGCGGAGGGCACGGCCGGGGTTGGCCGTGGCCGGAAGTGCGGCGGCGGGTGCGGGTTCGGTCGCGACGGCCCAGACGGCCGTGACGACTGTGGCTGCGACTGCCTCAGCTGCCTCGCCGGCCCCGAACACGGGCGCGACGGCGACCGCGTTGGCCGAGCGCCCGCGCGCGACCCCGCCGGTGCGCAAATTCGCGCGCGAGCTCGGTGTCGACCTGGCGTCGGTGGCCGGCTCGGGTGACCGCGGGCTGATCACGCGTGGGGATGTGCAGCAGTACGCCGAACAGCGGGGGAGCGGCTCCGCGACAGCGGCCGGCGCGGCCACGGTGGATGCGGGAGCGCGCGAGAAGCGCATCCCGATCCGGGGCGTCCGCAAGGCGACCGCCGACGCGATGGTCCGGAGCGCGTTCGGTGCGCCGCAGGCGACCGTGTTCCTGACGATCGACGTGACGCCGACGATGGAGCTGATCTCGCGACTGCGCGCGCTGCCCGAGCTGGCCGAGGCGCGGCCGGGGCTGCTGGCCGTCGTCGCCAAGGCGCTGCTGCTTGCGGTGCGCCGAACCCCGGAGGTCAACTCCCGGTGGGACGATGCCGCGAACGAGATCGTCCAGGCGGAGTACGTGCATCTCGGCATCGCGGCGGCGACGCCGCGTGGGCTGATGGTGCCGGTGATCCGAGACGCGGACGGCATGACGCTCGGCGGCCTCTCCGGCGCGATCCGCAGCCTCGCCGAGACCGCGCGGGCGGGTCGGACCGCCCCGGCGGACCTCAGCGGCGGCACGATCACGATCACCAACGTCGGCGTGTTCGGCGTGGATGCGGGGACGCCCATCCTGACGCCCGGTGAGGCGGCGATCCTCGCTGTGGGCGCGGTGCGTCGTCAGCCGTGGGAGCACGACGGCGGCATCGCGCTCCGCCAGGTGCTCACCCTCGCGCTGACGTTCGACCACCGGATCGTCGACGGCGAGCAGGCCTCCCGCTTCCTCGCCGACATCGGCCGCATCCTCGCCGACCCCGCCTCCGTCCTCACCCTCGTCTAG
- a CDS encoding Lrp/AsnC family transcriptional regulator — protein sequence MRSFDSTDRRILLALADDPRSTNVSLADRLGLSRNTVQARVAELERSGAFLSFERRISARVAGYPLAAFVNVHVRQQRLAAVVESLAAIPEIVQAHGLSGPSDLLLRVVCVDAEDLFRITGIIQSTDGVDRAETSLDMGELIPFRLRPLLTRDA from the coding sequence ATGCGCAGCTTCGACAGCACCGACCGTCGCATCCTTCTGGCCCTCGCAGACGACCCCCGATCGACGAACGTGTCCCTCGCCGATCGGCTCGGCCTCAGCCGCAACACGGTCCAGGCGCGGGTCGCCGAGCTGGAGCGCAGCGGCGCGTTCCTGTCATTCGAGCGGCGCATCTCCGCCCGCGTCGCCGGGTATCCGCTGGCCGCCTTCGTCAACGTGCACGTGCGGCAGCAGCGGCTGGCGGCGGTCGTGGAGAGCCTCGCCGCCATCCCCGAGATCGTGCAGGCGCACGGGCTGTCCGGCCCGTCCGACCTACTGCTGCGCGTCGTGTGCGTCGACGCGGAGGACCTCTTCCGCATCACCGGCATCATCCAGTCGACGGACGGCGTCGACCGCGCAGAGACATCCCTCGACATGGGCGAGCTCATCCCCTTCCGCCTGCGCCCCCTCCTCACCCGCGACGCCTGA
- the pdhA gene encoding pyruvate dehydrogenase (acetyl-transferring) E1 component subunit alpha: protein MDELRLGEDGLRETSMSDLGLVRLLDSDGVRHEDDRYDAWVSDIGTDQLLALYEDMQVIRRIDAEATALQRQGELGLWPPLLGQEAAQIGSGRALRTDDFVFSSYREHGVAYCRGAGLVDLLRVWRGTTQSGWNPYDINMATPQVIIGAQTLHATGYALGIQADGTDAVAVAYFGDGATSEGDVNEALIFAATYAAPVIFFCQNNQYAISEPVSLQAQRPIADRAPGFGVPSVRVDGNDVLAVLAVTRASLDRARSGGGPTFIEAVTYRMGPHTTADDPTRYRDASELDAWRGKDPLARVEAYLVAQGALTDERRAAITAKADAVAAEMRAGITTLADPDPLTVFDNVYAEPHTGLTRQRDHYSRYLRTFVGSDGR, encoded by the coding sequence ATGGACGAGCTCCGGCTCGGCGAGGACGGCCTCCGCGAGACCAGCATGAGCGACCTCGGGCTCGTCCGCCTCCTCGACTCCGACGGCGTCCGGCACGAGGACGACCGCTACGACGCCTGGGTCTCCGACATCGGAACCGACCAGCTGCTCGCGCTCTACGAGGACATGCAGGTCATCCGCCGCATCGACGCCGAGGCGACCGCACTGCAGCGTCAGGGCGAGCTCGGTCTCTGGCCGCCGCTGCTGGGCCAGGAGGCCGCTCAGATCGGCTCCGGGCGCGCGCTCCGCACCGACGACTTCGTCTTCTCCAGCTACCGCGAGCACGGCGTCGCGTACTGCCGCGGCGCCGGCCTGGTCGACCTGCTGCGTGTCTGGCGCGGCACGACCCAGAGCGGCTGGAACCCGTACGACATCAACATGGCCACCCCGCAGGTGATCATCGGCGCTCAGACGCTTCACGCGACCGGCTACGCCCTCGGCATCCAGGCCGACGGCACCGATGCGGTGGCGGTCGCCTACTTCGGCGACGGCGCCACCAGCGAAGGGGATGTGAACGAAGCACTGATCTTCGCGGCGACGTACGCGGCCCCCGTGATCTTCTTCTGCCAGAACAACCAGTACGCGATCTCGGAGCCGGTGTCCCTTCAGGCGCAGCGTCCCATCGCCGACCGCGCGCCCGGCTTCGGCGTGCCGAGCGTCCGTGTCGACGGCAACGACGTGCTGGCCGTGCTCGCGGTGACGCGCGCATCGCTCGACCGCGCCCGCTCCGGTGGCGGCCCCACCTTCATCGAGGCGGTGACGTACCGGATGGGACCGCACACGACCGCCGACGACCCGACCCGCTACCGCGACGCGTCCGAACTCGACGCCTGGCGCGGCAAGGACCCGCTCGCCCGGGTGGAGGCGTACCTCGTCGCGCAGGGAGCCCTCACGGACGAACGCCGCGCGGCGATCACCGCGAAGGCCGACGCCGTCGCGGCAGAGATGCGCGCGGGCATCACCACGCTCGCCGACCCCGACCCGCTCACCGTCTTCGACAACGTGTACGCCGAACCGCACACCGGCCTCACGCGCCAGCGGGACCACTACTCGCGCTACCTGCGCACCTTCGTGGGGAGCGACGGACGATGA
- a CDS encoding alpha-ketoacid dehydrogenase subunit beta — protein MTSLSMAKAINAGLRRALAADDHVVLMGEDIGTLGGVFRVTDGLQTEFGPRRVMDSPLAESGILGTAVGMAYRGYRPVVEIQFDGFIYPAFDQIVNQVARMHYRTQGAVRMPIVIRVPFAGGIGSAEHHSDSPEAYFAHTAGLRVVSPSDPQDAFTLIQQAIASDDPVLFFEPKRRYHAKGEVDEDAPLADARPMGTARVLTQGTDVTLVTYGGLVQLARDAAVAAGDEGVSVEVIDLRSLSPLDLDTVVASVKRTGRLVVTHEAALSGGLAAEISASITERCFYHLEHAPVRVTGHDIPYPPARLESAHLPDLDRILDGIDRAMDRPNSLSGVED, from the coding sequence ATGACCTCACTGAGCATGGCCAAGGCCATCAATGCCGGGCTCCGGCGAGCGCTGGCCGCCGACGACCACGTCGTCCTGATGGGGGAGGACATCGGCACGCTCGGCGGCGTCTTCCGCGTCACGGACGGCCTGCAGACCGAGTTCGGGCCGCGCCGGGTGATGGACTCGCCGCTCGCGGAGTCCGGGATCCTGGGCACGGCGGTCGGGATGGCGTACCGCGGGTACCGGCCGGTGGTGGAGATCCAGTTCGACGGCTTCATCTATCCGGCTTTCGACCAGATCGTGAACCAGGTCGCGCGGATGCACTACCGGACGCAGGGCGCTGTGCGCATGCCGATCGTGATCCGGGTGCCGTTCGCGGGCGGCATCGGCTCGGCCGAGCACCACTCGGACTCGCCGGAGGCGTACTTCGCGCACACCGCCGGGCTGCGAGTGGTCAGCCCGTCCGATCCGCAGGACGCGTTCACGCTCATCCAGCAGGCCATCGCGTCGGACGACCCGGTGCTGTTCTTCGAGCCGAAGCGCCGCTACCACGCCAAGGGCGAGGTGGATGAGGACGCCCCGCTCGCCGACGCGCGCCCGATGGGCACAGCGCGGGTGCTGACGCAGGGCACCGACGTGACCCTGGTCACGTACGGCGGACTGGTGCAACTCGCGCGCGACGCGGCCGTGGCCGCGGGCGACGAGGGCGTGTCGGTGGAGGTCATCGACCTGCGCTCGCTGTCGCCGCTCGACCTCGACACGGTCGTCGCGTCGGTGAAGCGCACCGGCCGTCTCGTGGTGACGCATGAGGCTGCGTTGTCGGGAGGGCTGGCCGCCGAGATCTCGGCGTCGATCACCGAGCGGTGCTTCTACCACCTGGAGCACGCGCCGGTGCGTGTGACCGGGCACGACATCCCGTACCCGCCGGCACGCCTGGAGTCGGCGCACCTGCCGGACCTGGACCGCATCCTGGACGGCATCGACCGCGCCATGGACCGCCCGAACTCGCTGAGCGGGGTGGAGGACTGA
- a CDS encoding DUF6792 domain-containing protein: MTTQKEDHDIAKEAYLVDPLARDPPYTAGSRFKVGPDDVEYLVYDSHHDPVSGFQGMAVVPVVAGKPDFSHVTIAFAGTNPEHRADILADTMSVVGGDTGPGTQASEAMEFARRVRESVKKEHPEASYSTVGHSLGGWQAMLVAAEFGWAGVSFNGPDPWDSLSPRAKEWLQRQRDAGRNPMVNYVNEWDLIGNLSGNGTGAAKYVGGPRGKGPFGHHDLETAYEFNADGSLKRLGVEGRSDWEISQNQVAGLPAGLQPQFTPIIAGLYGRLRLPLVGEVVGTIASGATVLVDTVAALDLASSIGSLGISLEAIKAANAGLPGQLQSVLDAGRSTVSMIPFVTPADVEECISTHRLNPHQRIDLDAVAEVDRRVDTHTLVVAQLSEGVVKAVVHTLEQDGQWASRFSPLR, encoded by the coding sequence ATGACGACGCAGAAGGAAGACCATGACATCGCCAAAGAGGCGTATCTCGTCGACCCGCTGGCCCGGGACCCTCCGTACACCGCAGGCTCAAGATTCAAGGTAGGTCCCGACGATGTCGAGTACCTCGTCTACGACTCGCACCACGATCCGGTCTCCGGGTTCCAGGGCATGGCGGTGGTGCCCGTGGTCGCAGGCAAGCCGGACTTCTCGCACGTCACGATCGCATTCGCCGGCACGAACCCGGAGCATCGGGCGGACATCCTCGCAGACACCATGTCGGTCGTGGGCGGGGACACCGGGCCCGGTACGCAGGCGTCGGAGGCGATGGAGTTCGCCCGACGGGTCCGGGAGAGCGTCAAGAAAGAGCACCCCGAAGCGTCGTACTCCACGGTGGGGCATTCGCTCGGCGGGTGGCAGGCGATGCTGGTCGCGGCAGAGTTCGGTTGGGCCGGAGTGTCCTTCAATGGTCCGGACCCCTGGGACAGCCTTTCTCCGCGGGCGAAGGAATGGCTTCAGAGGCAGCGGGACGCCGGCCGTAACCCGATGGTCAACTATGTCAACGAGTGGGACCTGATCGGGAACCTGTCGGGCAACGGCACCGGGGCCGCGAAGTACGTCGGCGGTCCGCGGGGAAAGGGACCATTCGGTCACCACGATCTGGAGACGGCCTACGAGTTCAACGCCGACGGCTCGCTCAAGCGTCTGGGAGTGGAGGGTCGCAGCGACTGGGAGATCAGCCAGAACCAGGTTGCGGGACTCCCGGCCGGCCTGCAGCCTCAGTTCACGCCGATCATCGCCGGCCTGTACGGACGTCTGCGCCTGCCCCTGGTCGGAGAGGTCGTCGGAACCATCGCCTCCGGCGCCACGGTCCTGGTCGATACCGTGGCCGCGCTCGACCTGGCCTCCTCGATCGGCTCGCTGGGCATCTCCCTGGAGGCCATCAAGGCGGCGAACGCCGGCCTTCCCGGTCAGCTGCAGTCCGTCCTGGATGCCGGCAGGAGCACGGTGTCGATGATCCCCTTCGTCACTCCGGCGGATGTAGAGGAATGCATCAGCACCCACCGGCTGAATCCGCACCAGCGCATCGACCTCGACGCGGTCGCAGAGGTGGACCGGCGCGTCGACACTCACACGCTCGTGGTCGCCCAATTGTCCGAAGGGGTCGTCAAGGCCGTCGTTCACACACTGGAGCAGGATGGCCAGTGGGCGTCCCGCTTCTCACCGCTGCGCTGA